Proteins co-encoded in one Cupriavidus metallidurans CH34 genomic window:
- a CDS encoding cytochrome ubiquinol oxidase subunit I: MSAFEALDLARFQFGFTVSFHIIFPAITIGMASYLAVLEGCWLRTRNTVYRDLYHFWSKIFALNFGMGVVSGLVMAYQFGTNWSFFSEFAGSITGPLLAYEVLTAFFLEAGFLGVMLFGWKRVGPGLHFFATLMVALGTLISATWILASNSWMQTPQGFEIVDGRVVPTDWLAVIFNPSFPYRLVHMSIAAFLSTALFVAASAAWHLLRGNDNPAIRKMLSMAMGMLLIVAPIQAVVGDMHGLNTLEHQPAKIAALEGHWESHGDEPLPLLVFGWPDMEREETRFAVGIPRLGSLILTHTLDGQIKGLKSFPPQDRPNAAILFWSFRVMVGLGMLMILLGLWSQWLRWRGRLYEHRGFLRMALWMGPTGLVALLAGWFTTEIGRQPWVVYGLMRTADAATPHSGTQLTISLALFVITYFFVFGVGIAYMLRLVRKGPKPSEGDVFESDAEPPTDHKPARPLSAINDDTRLNPAEARS, encoded by the coding sequence ATGTCTGCATTCGAAGCCCTTGATCTGGCGCGGTTTCAGTTTGGCTTCACCGTCTCGTTCCACATCATTTTTCCGGCCATCACGATCGGGATGGCGTCCTACCTTGCCGTGCTGGAAGGGTGCTGGCTACGCACCAGGAACACCGTCTATCGCGACCTCTATCATTTCTGGTCCAAGATCTTCGCGCTGAACTTCGGCATGGGCGTGGTCTCCGGACTGGTGATGGCCTACCAGTTCGGTACCAACTGGAGTTTCTTCTCCGAGTTCGCGGGCAGCATCACCGGCCCCCTGCTGGCGTACGAGGTGCTGACGGCCTTCTTCCTCGAAGCGGGCTTCCTCGGCGTCATGCTGTTTGGCTGGAAGCGGGTCGGCCCGGGGCTGCACTTCTTCGCCACGCTGATGGTGGCACTGGGCACGCTGATCTCGGCCACGTGGATTCTGGCGTCCAATAGCTGGATGCAGACCCCGCAGGGATTCGAGATCGTCGATGGCCGCGTGGTGCCGACCGACTGGCTCGCCGTGATCTTCAATCCGTCGTTCCCCTATCGCCTGGTGCATATGAGCATCGCGGCCTTCCTCTCCACTGCGCTGTTCGTCGCTGCATCGGCCGCATGGCATCTGCTGCGCGGCAACGACAATCCGGCCATCCGCAAGATGCTGTCGATGGCGATGGGAATGCTACTGATCGTCGCCCCCATCCAGGCCGTGGTGGGTGACATGCACGGCCTGAACACGCTCGAACATCAGCCCGCGAAGATCGCCGCGCTGGAAGGCCATTGGGAGTCGCACGGCGACGAGCCGCTGCCGTTGCTGGTATTCGGCTGGCCGGATATGGAGCGCGAGGAAACACGCTTCGCAGTCGGCATTCCTCGCTTGGGCAGCCTGATCCTGACGCACACGCTGGACGGGCAAATCAAGGGCCTGAAATCCTTCCCGCCTCAAGACCGACCTAATGCCGCGATCCTGTTCTGGAGCTTCCGTGTGATGGTTGGCCTGGGCATGCTGATGATCCTGCTCGGCCTCTGGAGCCAATGGCTGCGCTGGCGCGGGCGGCTGTATGAACATCGCGGCTTCCTGCGCATGGCGCTCTGGATGGGTCCCACAGGATTGGTCGCCCTGCTCGCCGGGTGGTTCACCACGGAGATCGGCCGCCAGCCCTGGGTGGTGTATGGCCTGATGCGGACGGCCGATGCCGCGACGCCGCACAGCGGCACGCAGCTGACGATCTCGCTGGCGCTGTTCGTCATTACGTACTTCTTCGTCTTCGGCGTGGGCATTGCCTACATGTTGCGGCTGGTACGCAAGGGGCCGAAGCCGTCCGAGGGCGACGTGTTCGAATCCGATGCCGAACCGCCAACGGACCACAAACCCGCGCGACCGCTATCGGCCATCAACGACGACACGCGCCTGAACCCCGCGGAAGCAAGGAGCTGA
- the cydB gene encoding cytochrome d ubiquinol oxidase subunit II — MGIDLSLLWILIIFFGVMMYVVMDGFDLGIGILFPFVPARHDRDVMMNTVAPVWDGNETWLVLGGAGLLAAFPLAYSVVLSALYLPIVLMLLGLIFRGVAFEFRFKANDRERPVWDLSFMGGSLVAAFFQGVALGAYVDGLPVKDGAFVGSPMGWLAPFPLFCGVGVVVAYTLLGGTWLILKTEGPLHDRMKALTSRLVWALLAIIAVISIWTPIAQPRIAERWFSLPNLFWFAPVPLLVLLCAVLLLRALRRDTHAQPFLFTLGLVFLGYSGLAISVWPNIVPPSVSIWAAAAPPQSQGFALVGALFVIPFILMYTVWSYYVFRGKVRVGDGYH; from the coding sequence ATGGGTATCGATCTCTCTCTGCTCTGGATTCTGATCATCTTCTTCGGCGTGATGATGTACGTCGTGATGGACGGCTTCGATCTCGGCATCGGCATCCTGTTTCCGTTCGTGCCCGCCCGGCATGACCGCGATGTGATGATGAACACGGTGGCGCCCGTCTGGGACGGCAACGAGACCTGGCTGGTGCTGGGCGGCGCGGGCCTGCTGGCGGCGTTCCCGCTGGCCTACTCCGTGGTCCTGTCCGCGCTCTACCTGCCGATCGTTCTGATGCTGCTGGGGCTGATCTTTCGTGGCGTGGCGTTCGAATTCCGCTTCAAGGCCAACGACCGCGAACGCCCGGTATGGGATCTGTCGTTCATGGGCGGATCACTGGTGGCCGCGTTCTTCCAGGGGGTGGCGCTGGGGGCCTACGTCGATGGCCTGCCCGTCAAGGACGGCGCCTTCGTGGGCAGCCCCATGGGATGGCTCGCCCCGTTCCCGCTGTTCTGCGGCGTCGGCGTGGTCGTCGCCTACACGCTGCTGGGGGGCACGTGGCTGATCCTGAAGACCGAGGGCCCGCTGCACGACCGGATGAAAGCCCTGACGTCCCGGCTGGTGTGGGCGCTGCTCGCGATCATCGCGGTCATCAGCATCTGGACGCCGATTGCCCAGCCACGCATCGCCGAACGCTGGTTCAGCCTGCCCAACCTCTTCTGGTTCGCGCCGGTCCCCCTGCTTGTGCTGCTGTGCGCCGTGCTCCTGCTGCGTGCCTTGCGCCGGGACACCCATGCGCAACCGTTCCTCTTCACGCTCGGGCTGGTTTTCCTGGGATACAGCGGCCTGGCCATCAGTGTGTGGCCCAACATCGTGCCGCCATCGGTCTCGATCTGGGCCGCCGCCGCGCCGCCGCAAAGCCAGGGCTTCGCGCTGGTCGGCGCGCTGTTCGTGATTCCGTTCATCCTGATGTACACGGTGTGGTCCTACTACGTGTTCCGCGGCAAGGTCCGCGTCGGCGATGGCTACCACTAG